The Penaeus vannamei isolate JL-2024 chromosome 23, ASM4276789v1, whole genome shotgun sequence DNA window AGACATTAGCTTCTAAGTGTTAGTTATTTGTATAAACATTAGCTTTTaagatttagttatttatataaacattaccTGTTATTTATTTGTACAGATATCACCTTCTTAGATTTAATAATTTGTCTAGACCTTCCCTTCTAAGATCTAATTATTCGTAAAGACATTAACTtccatttttaattatttttagatTTAATAATTTGTCTAGACCTTCCCTTCTAAGATCTAATTATTCGTAAAGACACTAACTCccatttttaattatttctcgAGACATTCCGTTCCCGAGATGAAGTTATTTGCCTCCCACAAGTTCCAGTGATAAATAGATGCACACTTATGGCAGTGGTTAACCTTTGGTGCGTGACCCGTTCGAGAAACAGACATTCTTGAGTGTGACATTCCAGCCCGAATTACGTCAGCATTTTATTGATGCGTTTTGTATACATAAGTACGAGTtgtacagagagggagggaagggagggagggaaagggaggggtggggagggaggggaggaaggagggaggaagggaaggggagggagggaaagggaggatagaagaaggggagggaggggaggtggggagggagagggaggaagggagggacgggaggggtgggggaggaggggagggggaaggggagggggtggggtggggaggggggaggggatgggggagggggaggggaggggcagaggagggaggggagggagggaaggggaggaggagggggagtgggaggaaggaaggaagggaggaaggagaggggaagggagggggaaggaggaaaagaaagggagaggggagggaaagggggacagaggaaggaaggaaggaagggagtgaggaaggaagaagtaaggaggagggagtaagaaagaaaggagggaggtagttgaaagaaaaatagattaagatttcaaagaggaaatgagaaccAAATGAGATtaagataaaaagattaaaaaagaatccCAAAAAGCTAGAGGCAAAGGTGGCAGAAGTGAACCACCTGGACTCCCAGCTGTCATGTCGTCGAGCCGTGACAGTTCTTGCCCGGGTCGCGTTATGACACTTTCGCTGGGCACGGCGATGGGGCATTGGGGCAGAGGCAGGTGGGGACACTCAcgctcacttactttctctctctctctctttccatatctctctctctatctctcattctctcattctttctctttctccctctccttctctttctttctttctttctctcttcctcatactctttctctttctttctctttctctttttctttttctttctctctctctctctgtctctttaattataaagaaaaaaacttttccatAATACCTTTCGTAACATTAATTGGAAATTCACAATTAAATTCACTTTCCAAACACTCCCATCCACTTCATACCTAAACCACGCGCTTGGAATGTGCAATCATGTTATAAACTTGTTTTAACATGTTCACCGACAGCCCCACTTCGACCCCCAaactcatccacccacctatattctctctttctctttctctttctctctctttctctctctctctctctttctctctctctttctctctctctctctctctctctttttctttttctttttcttttttcttctcctttttctttctctttctctctctctatctccctccctctctctctctcccccctccctccctccctccctccctccctccctcccctctctcctctctctctctctctctctctctctctctctctctctctctctctctctctctctctctcaaaaaaaaaaaaaaaaaaaaaaaaaaaaaacaagtggtaCAAGATCGCCTCTAAAGGTATCTTACGGTATTATGGTcctagggaaaggggggggggaggtatctaCCACATACCACTACCACACTAAAAAACCACGGTGCCCCTACAACCCAACAGCACTGCCTGTAGCGACGAAATACCGTGGTCGGAAATACCTGACAACTACCCATACCAATAACTACCACTTACCCGTACCAACTTCTATCATACCACCATACCGCCGTACCACCATACTACCATACCAGCATACTACCACCCAACAATCACCATACCACCATGATACCAAGCACCATCATACCACCAACTACCATACCACCATGATACCAAACACCAACCATCATACCACCCTCTACCATACCATCATACCACCCTTCACCATGACACTATACCACCCTCTACCATACCACCATATCATCATACCACCCCCTACCATACCACCCTCTACCATACCACCCTTCACCATGACACCAACCATCATACCACCCTCCACCATGACACCATACCACCCTCTACCATACCAACATACCACCCTCTATCATACCACCACACCACCCTCTACCATACCACCATACCACCCTCTACCATACCACCATACCACCCTCTACCATACCACCATACCACCCTCTACCATACGACCATACCACCCGCTACCATACCATCATACCACCAACCACCCTCTACCATGACACAATACCACCCTTTACCTACCATCATACCACCCTCTACCATACCACCATACCACCCTTACCATACCACCATACCACCCTTACCATACCACCCTCCACCATACCATCATACCACTAACCATCATACCACCCTTCACCATACTCCCAACCACCATACCCCCTACCACCATACCACCCCTCTACCATACCACCATACCATCATACCACCCTCTACCAAACCACCATGACACCATACCACCCTCTACCCTACCATCATACCACCATACTACCCTCTACCCTACCATCATACCACCCTCTACCCTACCCCCATACCACCCTCCACCATACCACCCTCTACCATACCACCAACCACCATACCACCCTCCACCATACCACCCTCCACCATACCACCCTCCACCATACCACCCTCCACCATACCCTCTACCATTCCATCATACCACCCTCTACCCTACCTCCAACCACCCTCCACCATACCACCCTCTACCCTACCATCATACCCCCATACCACCATCCACCATACCACCCTCCACCATACCCCCATACCACCCTCCACCATACCCCCATACCACCCTCCACCATACCCCCATACCACCCTCCACCATACCCCCATACCACCCTCCACCATACCCCCATACCACCCTCCACCATACCCCCATACCACCCTCCACCATACCCCCATACCACCCTCCACCATACCCCCATACCACCCTCCACCATACCCCCATACCACCCTCCACCATACCCCCATACCACCCTCCACCATACCCCCATACCACCCTCCACCATACCCCCATACCACCCTCCACCATACCCCCATACCACCCTCCACCATACCCCCATACCACCCTCCACCATACCCCCATACCACCCTCCACCATACCCCCATACCACCCTCCACCATACCCCCATACCACCCTCCACCATACCCCCATACAACCCTACCACCCTCTACCAtacccccaaccaccctccaccataccaccataccaccctccaccatacccccaaccaccctccaccATACCCCCATACCACCCTCCACCATACCCCCATACCACCCTCCACCATACCCCCATACCACCCTCCACCATACCCCCATACCACCCTCCACCATACCCCCATACCACCCTCCACCATACCCCCATACCACCCTCCACCATACCCCCATACCACCCTCCACCATACCCCCATACCACCCTCCACCATACCCCCATACAACCCTACCACCCTCTACCAtacccccaaccaccctccaccATACCACCATACCACGCCCGCACcatccgccgccgccgtcgcacGCCCGCCACGGCAAGACGCCTTCCACGGCCCTGCTTTATGGCAACGATGGCAACAAGACCATTTAAATGTTTCGCGGAGTCTGTGAAAGGTGGGGATGACATACTaaatatattttgtctttttcttccgttttttttcttcttctttttgtttctttttctcttttagcgtttgtctttttgattttcgtttttatttcacttttttgtttgtttggttgttgtttttttctttattgtttttttgtgttcgtgtttttttttctttctttctcgttctgtgtctctttctctctttgtgtttgtctgtcatatttttttctttcttttatatttctatttaattctctctttGTTCATAGTATGCTTAATTCGTGGTCTGTTGAACACACTTCTATTCTCTGCAGtgttcagagaaaaaaaatctacattaaTTGAACGTTAATCAACCTAGTTCCTAGTACAACAAATTATAGTTACATGCatatcacttacacacacacacacacacacacacacacacacacacacacacacacacacacacacacacacacacacacacacacacacacaccacacctaccccccaccatccccccatttccacctcccccactctcccaccccaccccaccccaccccaccccacaagcgactcccccccccccccatggcacCCGAGGAATATCAATGCCGCCTTGGGTTCTGCGTGGGCTGACGGGCACCAGCTGGGAACGAACCTGTGGCCGCTGTGTGCTGACACCTTGTAATTTTCTGGCctgttcgttgttgttgttgttgttgttgttgttgttattattattattattattattattattattattattattattattattattattattattattattattattattattattattatagttactgttattattattattattattagctcgttatagttactgttattattattactattattattattattattattattattagctcgttatagttactgttattattattattattatttgcagtaGCAGCTTTAGCATcgttgtcgtcatcgtcatcagcatTAATATGTTACTAGCAATAGTtgaaatagtagtggtaataggaATATTATTAGTGATagaaattgtaatggtaataataatggtagtaatagtagtagtagtagtagtgatagtagtaatagtagtagtagtaacagtaatattaatagtaataggaatattaggaagtaatagtaatagtagtagtaataagaataataacaacaataacaatgatagtagtagtctgttgtatcaatattagtagtagcagcacagcagtattagtaataataacaataacaatagaagtaatagcagtaatagtagtagtagcagctgtGTATGTGTCGTTTGCTAGTCTCCCCCATGTCTCACAACACTTCACTCAGTCAAAACAACATTAATAGTCTCTATTTCCAAATCTTTTCGTACCGGACGGGGTCTGACACCGGGAAATTTTGTCATAGATTCGTTTCCTtttgcatctctttctttttcattagaaTTTTGATTCACCTTTGATCAGGGGGATGTTTTAATACCGGAATAATTAATTGGTGATCTGCGCAGTGGCAGGATAATGAATTAGATATTTAAAACTTTTACTCTCCTTCTTGGGAACTTTTACATTCAACTTTCCAttaaaattgttttctttttgctttcagtGTTATAACGTTCTGATCTTCCGTTGTTATAGTGTTATAATCTTCCTCTTccgatttctattatcattatcattattatcattattattattattattactactattcaatGTTTTGTGGGGGTCTGTTTCAAAATTCGTGTCAATTCTCACATTGTCTTTTTACTCctgtcttcatctttttttctttgtctatttttgctTTAGTCTCTCATTCCATACAttccatctttctatatatgtatttttttcttagattcaTAATGTTCATCTTTTTCTGCTCCGTCTTATAAGAAGTTCTCTGCTTTCTCGATTATCACAACCATTAGGACAAGAAAATTTGCCTCTTCGAAATTACAACAGTAGTTTGTAGATTTttaattgcagtaatgataataataataatagtaataatagcagtaataataatagtagtagtaataatgatagtaataataatagtagtaataatagtagtagtaataatattaataataatagtaaaaataattatagtactaaaaaaataacagcagtaataatgacaatactactaataataaaattagtaataataattctgatagcAGTTTTTATTAATAGGTCTTAGTAATAGTAGTTTTTAACAGTACAAAAAACGGCGTAAAGCGGTTATGACGTCATCGTTACGCAGTTGCACTTTACGAAGGCTGTGCACGCTAGCAACACTACCTTTGCAATGACAGAATCTCGTTAGCAATGGTGTTGTTGCAAACGCTTAAGTACGTATTGATTGCATGAGATTTATCAgtggtggtattttttttttttttttttttatgaaatcgtCATCAGCTGAttgataggcctacatttttttaACTTGTCTATAGTCTATTTTCTTCgccaattttttttgttttttgttagcaATGGTGTTGTTGCAAACGCTTAAATACGTATTGATTGCATTAGATTTATCagtgtttttttatgaaatcGTCATCAGCTGAttgataggcctacatttttttttaacgacTTGTCTATAGTCTTCTATTTTCTTCgccaattttttttgttttgttttgttagcaATGGTGTTGTTGGAAACGCTTACGTACGTATTAATTGCATTAGAtttatcagtgtttttttttatgaaatcgtCATCAGCTGAttgataggcctacattttttaACGACTTGTCCATAGAGTCTTCTATTTTCTTCGTcaattttctcaattttttaaACACTATTTTATTACGCTTTGTAAGCTAATTCAACCAACATGCCGAAGAACGTAAGATATAAATTTCTTATCTATTCTAGAACAACATacgaattattattaattttaagttgttacattacaattttttttaagataattgAATTAAGAATCACATATAGCTTAGAAATATCGTGAGAAATCTATGGTGCTATAAATTCCATTGTTTTATGCGCAAGATTCTTCAATATCTCTTTCATATGTATTCTTTCAATATGCTGCAACAGTGTCCCAGTATGTATTGAACAGACTGTTCCAATACCTACTTAACAGGTTGCCCCAATGTCTATCTAATAGATTGTCACCATATCTTGTTTAACAGTGTCCCAATATCTATTAAACACTGTCCCATTGTTTAACAGACAGTCCCATTGTTTAACAGACTGTCCAGATATGTAACAGATTGTCCAAATATGTAACAGATTGTCCCAATATTTATTCAACAAACTGTCCCATTATTTATCTAACAGACTGTCACATTCTTTAACAGGCTGTCCCAATATCTATCAAACAGATTGTCCTAATATCTATTCAACAAACTGCCCCATTATCTAATAAACTGCCCCGTTATCAATAAATCTTTcctaattcctcctccttctcttcctcctcctcctccttttctccctttcccctatccctcgtCTTTATTGCAACCTTGCCTCTTGCATCTTTGCCGACCTGCTGTTTGTTATTGGTCTTGTAAGCGCTGCAAGAGTCCGACGCCGAATTGATCCGAAAAGCGCGAGTTGGCAACCCCCATCCCACGCCACACTACTCGCGTAACTTCGAgtctgctttatttttttttattttttttttcttgtcgtctgttgtgttttgttgtgggagtcgttgttggttttgttttggaggggattattttttttctattgattttagAAAATATTTGTTGTGGAGATCGATGGAAATTTGAATAATTTTGGATTAAGTTTGgatggattttgatttttttattttttaacttttttatctGAGGGGGTtgttgaggagggggaaggagggggtgaagaggaatggggaagggggcgggagggggtgaggaaggaaaggggggggaagggagaatgttcAGAATTGGCATCACTATATCATACCTGGTCGTGTCAAGGTCCCCGGTCACCCTTCTCGGCGAGGAAGCGTAAGGGCGAGAGTTCCGTCCGAGCGCAGGCGGAGGTGACCCTAACCGCCGGGCGCGAGGAAGGTCGGGTTTGCGCCGCCGTGCCCCCGGgacaccactcccctcccccacactgtGCGCTGAATACTTACtcgccgtgtgcgtgcgtgcgtgcgtgcgtgcgttccttCTCGCGGATTAGAGCCGAAGGAATCGCCGCTCTAAGGGCGCCGTGAAGGAGTTTAATCCTATTTTCAGCCTTCGTTCCGAGCGACGCGTCTGAGCGCCAGCCGCGTCCCTCTGTCGGCGGACTTCGCAAGCTCGGCGACGCGGCGGGTCGCCCTCACACCTCGAGAGAAGGACCGAGTgtcattcatctccctctctctatcctgacTTCGTagccccgcacgcccgcacgcccgcacgccagcGCTGACCGACCGACTCCACAGCCACGGCGGAGCAACCTCAGCAACACACATCATTCCAGGACAATGACGTCACGACCGCCTCCATGGCTTGTCGATGACGTCACACACACCTCCATGCCGGGCCGCCGACGTCACCACGTAGCTTGTGGGTCTCAGTTTGTCGGACTTCATCACGCTTTGTGGAATCGGGGACTTTAATTCGGGACATTGGATTCTTGACACGTTCTGTACGGTTGACAACACGGGTCCACGGGCGAGTCTGATGAACTTAAACGGGATCTTATGTAGAGGTACAAGCGCATGTAAACACACGCATt harbors:
- the LOC138866032 gene encoding uncharacterized protein, translating into MTPYHPLPYHHTTILPSTLPSYHPLPYPHTTLHHTTLYHTTNHHTTLHHTTLHHTTLHHTTLHHTLYHSIIPPSTLPPTTLHHTTLYPTIIPPYHHPPYHPPPYPHTTLHHTPIPPSTIPPYHPPPYPHTTLHHTPIPPSTIPPYHPPPYPHTTLHHTPIPPSTIPPYHPPPYPHTTLHHTPIPPSTIPPYHPPPYPHTTLHHTPIPPSTIPPYHPPPYPHTTLHHTPIPPSTIPPYNPTTLYHTPNHPPPYHHTTLHHTPNHPPPYPHTTLHHTPIPPSTIPPYHPPPYPHTTLHHTPIPPSTIPPYHPPPYPHTTLHHTPIPPSTIPPYNPTTLYHTPNHPPPYHHTTPAPSAAAVARPPRQDAFHGPALWQRWQQDHLNVSRSL